From Gemmatimonadaceae bacterium, the proteins below share one genomic window:
- a CDS encoding efflux RND transporter permease subunit yields the protein MSLVSSAVRRPVTTVAATLAIVLLGSVSLTRLPVTLLPDVTLPVLTVRTTYAGAAAEEVSRFVAEPIEATVAATPGLVELRSVSRNGEAVTTMRFAWGTDMPTTILTVRERLDQARARLPEGAARPTLLTSDPGERPIAVIGLTGLNDLRLLGRTANDVHARRLEQISGVASVAVVGAPEDEIRIEVDPERMRALGLSTNDVATAVQAANANGAGGTIRRGQFRFSVRALTEFRQLDEIAETPVGPATANLRLRDVATITSTLAEPRTLTRLDGGAAVGLVVYKDAGSNTVSVTKDLREVIDLLQGEFPDIRMHVVAAQADFVVDALSNLGQEIFIGGAMALIMILVFLRHVRSSVAIGVILPLSVMMALVFLQLFDVTVNVLSLGGLALGVGLLVDNAIVVADAAGRKVADSDLPMDEAAMVATEEVAGPLIAGTLTTLLVFGPIIFVKGLAAALFRDLSLAVVLSTGGSLILALTLMPVMIVGRRKNAAKAHEKATREPGPMEKRLLDIGERFAHVYEQGMEWSLSHPRAMGMAGLAMVGVMVISMWRMPKEILPQVDEGMVVAALALPEGTAIEETVRQASRIEAAAKALGSIGIYSRVGIATDEEVLSGAEPGTSATGQLLVPVPDGMAAADFAQRLRNAVPDLADAGLLALDLAGQSEFGSLIGREGRLVRVEVSARTLAESQVWADSVRRQMSQLTTLSDVRDAYSSTQPQIEVSLERTRLAERGIGVQAVLRALQGGLGGVDASELRETDRRTPIRVRYAGNANEDLQVALATPVNGVPLSQLVTYKEVRAPIEVVRVNQRPVSIVEGLIEEGGTSRATKDVQTLLAGFTPPAGLTWTVTGADVEQRRTTEQLALVAILSVALVFLVLAGEFASFTIPMVVMITVPLAAAGGLVFLWVTGQSINAVSLIGIVVMIGMADNEAVVKLDAIRRFREEGHSVHDAVLLGGRQRLRAITMTSLTTIFGVLPLVFGIGSGGALYQPLAAAVIGGAIGAQLVTFFLLPVAYAQLELWKERREAAAAAREGLSGAKEVIA from the coding sequence ATGTCGCTCGTCTCCAGCGCCGTCCGTCGTCCAGTGACGACGGTGGCCGCCACCCTGGCCATCGTCTTGCTCGGCAGCGTCTCGCTCACGCGCCTGCCCGTCACGCTGCTGCCCGACGTGACGCTGCCCGTGCTCACGGTGCGCACCACGTACGCAGGCGCGGCCGCCGAGGAAGTCTCGCGATTCGTCGCGGAGCCGATCGAGGCAACCGTGGCGGCTACGCCGGGCCTCGTGGAGCTGCGCTCCGTGAGCCGCAACGGTGAGGCCGTGACCACGATGCGCTTTGCGTGGGGCACGGACATGCCCACGACCATCCTCACGGTGCGCGAGAGACTGGACCAGGCCCGCGCACGGCTGCCCGAGGGCGCGGCGCGTCCGACGCTGCTCACTAGCGACCCGGGTGAGCGCCCGATCGCCGTCATCGGTCTCACCGGCCTCAACGACCTGCGGCTCCTCGGCCGCACGGCCAACGACGTGCACGCGCGACGCCTTGAGCAGATCAGCGGTGTGGCGTCGGTCGCCGTGGTCGGCGCGCCGGAGGACGAGATCCGCATCGAGGTGGATCCAGAGCGCATGCGTGCGCTGGGGCTATCCACCAATGATGTGGCTACCGCGGTGCAGGCGGCCAATGCGAACGGCGCGGGCGGCACGATTCGCCGCGGCCAGTTCCGCTTCTCGGTGCGGGCGCTGACGGAATTTCGGCAGCTCGACGAAATCGCCGAGACGCCGGTCGGACCGGCGACGGCGAACCTGCGCCTGCGTGACGTGGCGACGATCACGAGCACGTTGGCCGAGCCACGCACGCTCACGCGGCTGGACGGCGGTGCGGCCGTTGGGCTCGTGGTCTACAAGGACGCGGGCTCGAACACGGTCTCGGTGACCAAGGACCTGCGCGAGGTCATCGACCTGCTGCAGGGCGAGTTCCCCGACATCCGCATGCACGTGGTGGCCGCGCAGGCCGACTTCGTGGTGGACGCGCTGTCGAACCTCGGGCAGGAGATCTTCATCGGCGGCGCGATGGCGCTGATCATGATCCTCGTGTTCCTGCGGCACGTGCGCTCGTCGGTCGCCATCGGCGTCATCCTGCCGCTCTCGGTGATGATGGCGCTGGTGTTCCTGCAGCTCTTCGACGTGACGGTGAACGTGCTCTCGCTGGGTGGTCTCGCGCTCGGCGTGGGCCTGCTCGTGGACAACGCGATCGTCGTGGCGGATGCGGCAGGGAGAAAGGTTGCCGACTCGGACCTTCCGATGGACGAGGCGGCGATGGTCGCCACCGAGGAGGTGGCGGGGCCGCTGATTGCCGGCACGCTCACGACGCTGCTCGTCTTCGGTCCGATCATCTTCGTGAAGGGTCTCGCGGCCGCGCTGTTCCGCGACCTCTCGCTGGCGGTGGTGCTGTCGACTGGCGGCTCGCTCATCCTCGCGCTCACGCTGATGCCGGTGATGATCGTGGGCCGTCGCAAGAACGCAGCGAAGGCCCACGAGAAGGCTACGCGCGAACCCGGCCCGATGGAGAAGCGGCTGCTCGACATCGGCGAACGCTTCGCCCACGTCTACGAGCAAGGGATGGAGTGGTCGCTCTCGCATCCGCGCGCGATGGGGATGGCGGGGCTGGCGATGGTCGGTGTGATGGTGATCTCGATGTGGCGGATGCCGAAGGAGATCCTGCCGCAGGTGGACGAGGGAATGGTCGTCGCCGCGCTGGCGCTGCCGGAGGGCACGGCCATTGAGGAGACGGTCCGCCAGGCGAGCCGCATCGAGGCAGCAGCCAAGGCGCTGGGTTCGATTGGCATCTACTCACGCGTCGGCATCGCCACGGACGAGGAAGTGCTCTCTGGCGCCGAGCCGGGAACGTCGGCGACGGGTCAGCTCCTTGTGCCTGTTCCCGACGGCATGGCCGCGGCGGACTTCGCACAACGGCTGCGCAACGCCGTCCCTGACCTCGCCGACGCCGGCCTGCTGGCGCTGGACTTGGCCGGTCAGTCCGAGTTCGGCTCGCTGATCGGCCGCGAAGGCCGCCTGGTGCGCGTCGAGGTGAGCGCGCGCACGCTGGCCGAGTCGCAGGTCTGGGCGGATTCCGTGCGCCGGCAGATGTCGCAGCTCACGACGCTGAGCGATGTGCGCGACGCCTACAGCAGCACGCAGCCGCAGATCGAAGTCTCGCTGGAGCGCACGCGGCTGGCAGAGCGTGGGATCGGTGTGCAGGCCGTGCTGCGCGCGCTGCAGGGTGGCCTGGGTGGCGTGGATGCCAGCGAGCTGCGCGAGACCGATCGCCGCACGCCGATCCGCGTGCGCTACGCGGGCAATGCCAACGAGGATCTGCAGGTGGCCTTGGCCACGCCCGTGAACGGCGTGCCGCTCAGCCAACTGGTCACCTATAAGGAAGTGCGTGCGCCGATCGAGGTCGTGCGCGTGAACCAGCGGCCGGTGAGCATCGTTGAAGGACTTATCGAGGAGGGCGGTACGTCGCGCGCCACGAAGGATGTGCAGACCCTGCTCGCGGGCTTCACGCCGCCGGCGGGGCTGACGTGGACGGTGACCGGCGCCGACGTGGAGCAGCGTCGCACGACCGAGCAGTTGGCCTTGGTGGCCATTCTCTCGGTCGCGCTGGTGTTCCTCGTGCTGGCTGGCGAGTTCGCGTCGTTCACCATCCCGATGGTGGTGATGATCACGGTGCCGCTCGCGGCCGCTGGCGGCCTGGTGTTCCTCTGGGTCACGGGGCAGAGCATCAATGCGGTGTCGTTGATCGGCATCGTCGTGATGATCGGTATGGCCGACAACGAGGCCGTCGTGAAGCTCGACGCCATCCGGCGCTTCCGCGAGGAAGGGCATTCGGTGCACGACGCCGTGCTGCTCGGCGGGCGCCAGCGCCTGCGGGCCATCACGATGACATCGTTGACCACCATCTTTGGTGTGCTGCCGCTGGTCTTTGGTATCGGCAGTGGTGGCGCGCTCTACCAGCCACTGGCCGCCGCCGTCATCGGTGGCGCGATCGGGGCACAGTTGGTGACGTTCTTCCTGCTGCCGGTCGCGTACGCGCAGCTGGAGCTCTGGAAGGAGCGGCGTGAGGCGGCCGCGGCTGCGCGTGAGGGCCTCTCCGGCGCCAAGGAAGTGATCGCGTGA
- a CDS encoding efflux RND transporter periplasmic adaptor subunit, protein MKALRLRHSLLLLATLAVATACKKDGDAAAADAAAADSTAANEGGSSSSSVSLPVVAGEVADADLVLTINTTGQVRSDAEGRIRAEVAGTVERVMARPGQRVQKGTPLVQLDPRPFDLDLAEAEVALKVSQQQYEDLYRPDSAATGVMPSQVRLDAFVIRSGLAAARVRLDRAKLARERATIVAPFSGTIDRINTVAGDRVNAGQELGQIVDLQNLRIEAAVLEHDLPLIRVGGEAAITSAAIPGEVIAGSVAAILPMVDSTTRAGRAFVRASGTGGKLRPGMYADVRLEAQRLENRRVVPARAIIERDGRPLVFVVKDGRAQWTYVLPGRSNGRETEILPDSVSGIIPVNPGDQVIVEGHLTLTHDAPVRVVAARERTPGGN, encoded by the coding sequence ATGAAGGCCCTTCGACTTCGCCATAGCCTGCTGTTGCTCGCGACCCTCGCCGTCGCCACCGCCTGCAAGAAGGACGGCGATGCCGCCGCCGCGGATGCCGCTGCGGCCGACTCCACCGCCGCGAACGAAGGCGGCTCGAGCAGCAGCTCAGTGTCGCTGCCGGTCGTCGCTGGTGAAGTCGCCGATGCCGACCTCGTGCTCACCATCAACACCACGGGCCAGGTTCGCTCGGACGCCGAAGGACGTATTCGCGCCGAAGTGGCTGGCACCGTCGAACGCGTGATGGCGCGGCCCGGACAGCGCGTGCAGAAGGGCACGCCGCTCGTGCAGCTCGACCCGCGCCCGTTCGACCTGGATCTCGCGGAAGCCGAGGTCGCACTGAAGGTCTCGCAGCAGCAGTACGAGGATCTCTACCGCCCCGACTCGGCGGCCACGGGCGTGATGCCCTCGCAAGTGCGTCTCGATGCTTTCGTGATTCGCTCCGGTCTGGCAGCCGCACGCGTGCGCCTGGACCGCGCAAAGCTCGCCCGCGAGCGCGCGACTATCGTCGCGCCGTTCTCCGGCACCATCGATCGCATCAATACGGTGGCCGGTGACCGCGTGAACGCCGGTCAGGAACTCGGGCAGATCGTCGACCTGCAGAACCTGCGCATCGAGGCGGCGGTACTGGAGCACGACCTGCCGTTGATCCGCGTGGGTGGTGAGGCGGCCATCACCAGCGCCGCGATTCCCGGCGAGGTGATTGCCGGATCCGTGGCGGCAATCCTGCCGATGGTGGACAGCACCACACGCGCCGGTCGCGCCTTCGTGCGCGCGTCGGGCACCGGTGGCAAGCTGCGGCCCGGGATGTACGCCGACGTGCGACTCGAGGCGCAGCGCCTGGAGAACCGCCGCGTCGTGCCGGCCCGCGCGATCATCGAGCGCGACGGGCGCCCGCTGGTCTTCGTGGTGAAGGACGGTCGCGCGCAATGGACCTACGTGCTGCCCGGCCGCAGCAACGGCCGCGAGACGGAGATCCTGCCGGACTCGGTGAGCGGCATCATCCCGGTGAATCCGGGTGACCAGGTGATTGTCGAAGGACACCTCACGCTGACGCACGATGCGCCGGTGCGGGTCGTGGCGGCGCGCGAGCGCACGCCCGGCGGCAACTAA
- a CDS encoding efflux RND transporter permease subunit, giving the protein MSRPAVVWAVAVSIVLGGAVSFTRLALATRTTVELPRLQIAASWQGASAELVEMYISSPIEAAVQGVRGVRRTESTSTDGSSRITAELDPDANVQLTRLAILERMELLRADFPLGSSPPVVGNLVPQDLEEPPLLRVTLRGPYTPGALQRIADDVFVPRLGAVSGVSAVAVNGGTEFGASVSYDALLLRQLGVEPQALATAIRESRVVEALGTERLGASKREVVLRDQPNALEELNDLPIRGRGGRVFRLGELAEVRPEEDTRGAFYRVNGNTALALTVTREAGSDAIKTAQGVRTALQGMTDELPAGLRWRITSDESVELDRQLTDLIRRGAIAFATVTIVLLIALRNWRAVALVMGSAAIAIAGTALGLFLLKIPANMLTLAGLGMGIGVLVQNGLVIVERLRGTEDTQEERAAVAQRMVPAVVGATLTTAVVLFPFLYLQGNARAAFFPFAAAFTLALFCSVISAVVMVPALAKGHGLKETHWPRAQRVYSWMVKKTIRWRWVTLVLALGAIGGLSWVFVKKIPRFSFGGFGQQRNFVSVSISFPRGSDPASLDAAMREMESVVIGWNGVEEVVASNRGFFGAGMRVSFTRAAETTAIPLQVQEALTARAVYVGGASIYVSGQGPAFSSGGGGGSSSNFRIRVLGYSYAAVAELAEDIRSRLEKITRVRNAQVTSGSFFGGEKAFAVTLDPDRDALARYGVTAQQFTSAVNREVRGPVGGQRLEIGGEEIPVSVKAKGARERSLGELRDALVPTARGTPARIADLSRVDEQEQLATITREDQQYLRIVAYEFRGPNRLAQRTHDAFMKSISVPPGFTVEDAQFFFNTRDTSQKGLWLVFAIGITLVILAVAMVFDSAWGAAMVFASLPIALAGVIAAFWWADAAFTREAAVGVILVVGLAVNQSILLVDAALERKRASSANRLSPGRVLRAALDRSGMIVMVTLTTIASLIPLAVGTSATTLFGAIALATAGGTMAGTIGAMLILPALLAGRRLHRRPKKEKKKRKWFRRGPKTGPVEESPFPA; this is encoded by the coding sequence GTGAGCCGACCGGCTGTGGTCTGGGCCGTGGCCGTGAGCATCGTGCTCGGCGGTGCGGTGTCGTTCACGCGGCTGGCCCTGGCCACGCGCACGACGGTTGAGTTGCCGCGGCTGCAGATCGCGGCATCGTGGCAGGGTGCGTCCGCAGAGCTCGTCGAGATGTACATCTCGTCGCCGATTGAGGCCGCGGTGCAGGGGGTGCGCGGTGTGCGACGCACGGAGAGCACGTCGACGGACGGCAGCTCGCGGATCACGGCGGAGCTTGACCCTGACGCGAACGTGCAGCTGACTCGGCTGGCGATCCTCGAGCGCATGGAGCTGCTGCGCGCCGATTTTCCGTTGGGATCGTCCCCGCCAGTTGTCGGGAATCTCGTGCCTCAGGACCTGGAGGAACCGCCGCTGCTCCGCGTGACGCTGCGCGGGCCCTACACGCCGGGCGCGTTGCAACGGATTGCCGATGACGTGTTCGTGCCCCGTCTAGGCGCCGTGAGCGGCGTCAGCGCGGTGGCGGTGAACGGCGGCACCGAGTTCGGCGCCAGCGTGTCCTACGATGCTCTGCTTCTCCGCCAACTTGGGGTCGAGCCTCAGGCGCTGGCGACGGCCATTCGCGAGTCGCGCGTCGTCGAGGCGCTCGGCACCGAGCGCCTCGGCGCAAGCAAGCGCGAGGTGGTGCTGCGCGACCAGCCGAACGCGCTCGAAGAGTTGAACGACCTGCCGATCCGCGGCCGCGGTGGCCGTGTGTTCCGGCTCGGAGAACTCGCGGAAGTACGGCCTGAGGAAGACACGCGAGGTGCCTTCTACCGCGTGAACGGCAACACCGCGCTGGCGCTGACCGTGACCCGTGAGGCAGGCTCCGACGCCATCAAGACGGCACAGGGAGTCCGGACCGCGCTGCAGGGGATGACGGACGAGCTGCCAGCGGGACTGCGCTGGCGCATTACGTCGGACGAGTCTGTGGAGCTCGACCGGCAGTTGACCGACCTGATTCGCCGCGGCGCGATTGCCTTCGCCACGGTGACCATCGTCCTGCTGATCGCGCTTCGCAATTGGCGCGCCGTCGCACTCGTGATGGGCTCCGCGGCAATCGCCATTGCCGGCACGGCGCTTGGACTGTTCCTGCTCAAGATCCCAGCGAACATGCTGACGCTGGCCGGTCTCGGGATGGGCATCGGCGTGCTGGTGCAGAACGGCCTGGTGATCGTTGAACGATTGCGCGGCACCGAGGACACACAGGAGGAGCGCGCGGCCGTGGCGCAGCGGATGGTGCCGGCCGTCGTCGGCGCGACGCTCACCACCGCCGTGGTGCTGTTCCCCTTCCTGTACCTGCAGGGCAATGCGCGCGCTGCGTTCTTCCCATTCGCGGCGGCGTTCACGCTGGCCTTGTTCTGCTCCGTGATCTCGGCAGTGGTGATGGTGCCGGCGCTGGCCAAGGGGCACGGGCTCAAGGAAACGCATTGGCCGCGCGCGCAGCGGGTTTACTCGTGGATGGTGAAGAAGACCATCCGCTGGCGCTGGGTGACGCTGGTGCTGGCCTTGGGTGCGATTGGCGGCCTGAGTTGGGTCTTCGTCAAGAAGATCCCGCGCTTCTCCTTCGGTGGATTCGGGCAGCAGCGCAACTTCGTCTCCGTGAGCATCAGCTTCCCGCGTGGTTCTGATCCCGCGAGCCTGGATGCCGCGATGCGCGAGATGGAGAGCGTGGTGATCGGTTGGAACGGCGTCGAGGAAGTGGTCGCGTCGAACCGCGGCTTCTTCGGCGCCGGGATGCGCGTGTCGTTCACGCGTGCGGCCGAGACCACCGCCATTCCCCTTCAGGTGCAGGAGGCGCTCACCGCGCGCGCCGTGTACGTGGGTGGCGCGAGCATCTATGTCAGCGGCCAGGGCCCGGCCTTCAGCTCCGGCGGTGGTGGCGGTTCGAGCAGCAACTTCCGCATTCGCGTGTTGGGTTACTCCTACGCAGCGGTGGCCGAGCTCGCCGAGGACATTCGCTCGCGTCTGGAGAAGATCACGCGCGTGCGGAACGCGCAGGTGACCAGCGGCAGCTTCTTCGGCGGCGAGAAGGCGTTTGCGGTGACGCTGGACCCCGACCGTGACGCCCTCGCGCGCTATGGCGTGACCGCCCAGCAGTTCACCTCTGCGGTGAACCGCGAGGTGCGCGGGCCGGTGGGTGGACAGCGCCTCGAGATCGGCGGCGAGGAGATTCCCGTCAGCGTGAAGGCGAAAGGTGCGCGCGAGCGTTCGCTTGGCGAGCTGCGCGACGCCCTCGTGCCGACGGCGCGCGGCACGCCGGCGCGCATCGCCGACCTCTCACGCGTGGACGAGCAGGAGCAGTTGGCGACCATCACGCGCGAGGACCAGCAGTACCTGCGCATCGTCGCCTACGAGTTTCGCGGGCCCAACCGGCTCGCACAGCGCACGCACGACGCCTTTATGAAGAGCATCAGCGTGCCGCCGGGCTTCACGGTGGAGGACGCGCAGTTCTTCTTCAACACGCGCGACACAAGCCAGAAGGGACTGTGGCTGGTGTTCGCCATCGGCATCACGCTGGTGATCCTCGCCGTGGCGATGGTCTTCGACTCGGCTTGGGGCGCGGCGATGGTGTTCGCGTCGTTGCCCATTGCCTTGGCCGGCGTGATCGCGGCGTTCTGGTGGGCGGACGCGGCGTTCACGCGCGAGGCGGCGGTGGGCGTGATTCTCGTGGTCGGGCTAGCCGTCAACCAGAGCATCCTGCTCGTGGACGCTGCGCTCGAGCGCAAGCGCGCGTCGTCGGCCAACCGCTTGTCGCCGGGTCGCGTGCTGCGGGCCGCGCTGGATCGGTCGGGGATGATCGTGATGGTCACGCTGACGACCATCGCGTCGCTGATCCCGCTCGCCGTGGGCACCAGCGCCACGACCCTGTTCGGCGCCATCGCGTTGGCGACGGCGGGGGGCACGATGGCCGGGACCATCGGAGCGATGCTGATTCTGCCCGCCTTGCTGGCCGGACGGCGACTACACCGCCGCCCGAAGAAGGAGAAGAAGAAGCGGAAGTGGTTCCGGCGCGGCCCGAAGACCGGTCCAGTCGAGGAATCTCCCTTCCCGGCGTAG